One region of Diabrotica undecimpunctata isolate CICGRU chromosome 6, icDiaUnde3, whole genome shotgun sequence genomic DNA includes:
- the LOC140444729 gene encoding uncharacterized protein, giving the protein MSQPPSRSILAMILRNFLNSLKPRQFSGTLIGKDYFGNKYYEIPANPSVGKRRASRWFDPPKKEDFMQEMPAEWEAWLRGRRKDPPTDEEVMKNLAIMQMKKKNAIEVDAKGGKMTPMTKGVETFPKRSEYETIPGRGNDKI; this is encoded by the coding sequence ATGTCGCAACCGCCAAGCCGCAGTATCTTAGCAATGATActtagaaattttttaaattccCTAAAACCCAGACAATTTAGTGGAACTTTGATAGGAAAAGACTATTTTGGAAATAAATACTATGAAATCCCAGCTAATCCATCTGTTGGAAAAAGACGAGCTAGTCGTTGGTTTGATCCGCCGAAAAAGGAAGATTTTATGCAAGAAATGCCAGCGGAATGGGAAGCCTGGCTAAGAGGGAGAAGAAAGGACCCCCCCACAGACGAAGAGGTTATGAAAAATCTAGCTATAATgcaaatgaaaaagaaaaatgcCATAGAAGTCGATGCGAAAGGAGGAAAAATGACACCGATGACTAAGGGCGTTGAAACTTTTCCAAAAAGATCAGAATATGAGACGATACCTGGGAGGGGAAATGATAAAATCTAG